Proteins encoded together in one Flavobacterium keumense window:
- the scpA gene encoding methylmalonyl-CoA mutase produces MKRKDLQHIQIKSVENSKSEIKATAEFQTAEGIALKPTYTKQDIQQLEHLDFGAGFAPNLRGPYATMYVRRPWTVRQYAGFSTAEESNAFYRRNLAAGQKGLSIAFDLPTHRGYDSDHERVVGDVGKAGVAIDSVEDMKVLFDQIPLDEMSVSMTMNGAVLPIMAFYIVAAEEQGVTPEKLSGTIQNDILKEFMVRNTYIYPPTPSMKIIADIFEFTSKSMPKFNSISISGYHMQEAGATADIELAYTLADGLEYIRTGLSAGMKIDEFAPRLSFFWAIGMNHFMEIAKMRAGRMIWAKLVKQFEPKDDKSLALRTHCQTSGWSLTEQDPFNNVARTCIEAAAAAFGGTQSLHTNALDEAIALPTDFSARIARNTQLYLQDETKITKTVDPWAGSYYVENLTNEIAQSAWKLIEEVEELGGMTKAIESGIPKLRIEEAAARKQARIDSGQDIIVGVNQYRLEKEDPLQILDVDNQMVRKQQIEQLERIKSTRNNENVKKSLDKLIHCAKTGDGNLLEIAVEAARNRATLGEISDALETVFGRYKAQIKSFSGVYSKEIKNDESFEKAKQLANVFAEKEGRRPRIMIAKMGQDGHDRGAKVVATGYADVGFDVDIGPLFQTPAEAAKQAVENDVHILGVSSLAAGHKTLVPQVIEELKKYGREDIMVVVGGVIPAQDYQFLFDAGAVAVFGPGTKISEAAIKILEILID; encoded by the coding sequence ATGAAAAGAAAAGACCTACAACATATTCAAATCAAATCTGTAGAGAATTCCAAAAGTGAAATCAAAGCAACGGCTGAATTTCAAACTGCTGAAGGAATTGCTTTGAAACCAACCTACACCAAACAAGATATTCAACAATTAGAACATTTGGATTTTGGAGCCGGATTTGCGCCTAATTTACGTGGTCCATATGCAACCATGTATGTACGTCGTCCTTGGACAGTGCGTCAATATGCAGGATTTTCAACCGCCGAAGAAAGTAATGCTTTTTACAGACGAAATTTAGCAGCAGGTCAAAAAGGCCTTTCTATTGCCTTTGATTTACCCACGCACCGCGGCTACGATTCAGATCACGAGCGTGTGGTAGGCGATGTTGGAAAAGCAGGTGTAGCCATTGATTCTGTTGAGGATATGAAAGTCTTATTTGACCAAATTCCTCTAGACGAAATGTCGGTTTCCATGACCATGAATGGCGCCGTACTTCCCATTATGGCATTTTATATTGTAGCAGCTGAAGAACAAGGTGTAACCCCTGAAAAACTATCCGGCACTATCCAAAACGATATTTTGAAAGAGTTTATGGTGAGAAACACCTACATCTATCCGCCTACTCCTTCAATGAAAATCATTGCTGATATTTTTGAGTTTACCAGTAAAAGTATGCCAAAATTCAACTCGATTTCTATCTCTGGTTATCACATGCAAGAAGCTGGAGCTACTGCAGATATTGAATTGGCCTACACTTTAGCCGATGGTTTAGAATACATTAGAACAGGACTCTCTGCCGGAATGAAAATTGACGAATTTGCGCCGAGACTTTCTTTCTTTTGGGCTATTGGGATGAACCATTTTATGGAAATTGCCAAAATGCGTGCAGGACGAATGATTTGGGCAAAATTGGTCAAACAATTCGAACCAAAAGATGACAAATCCTTAGCATTGCGCACCCATTGCCAAACATCGGGTTGGAGTTTAACTGAACAAGATCCGTTTAACAACGTTGCACGAACTTGTATAGAAGCGGCGGCAGCAGCTTTTGGCGGAACACAATCGTTACATACTAATGCGTTAGACGAAGCCATCGCCTTACCTACAGATTTTTCGGCTAGGATAGCTAGAAACACGCAACTCTATTTACAAGACGAAACCAAAATCACTAAAACTGTTGACCCGTGGGCAGGCAGTTACTATGTAGAAAATTTGACCAATGAAATTGCGCAAAGTGCATGGAAACTGATCGAAGAAGTAGAAGAATTAGGAGGCATGACTAAGGCCATTGAATCTGGAATTCCTAAACTTCGAATTGAAGAAGCAGCGGCAAGAAAACAAGCTCGAATTGATAGTGGACAAGATATTATTGTAGGTGTCAACCAATACCGTTTAGAGAAAGAAGATCCACTACAAATTTTGGACGTAGATAATCAAATGGTGCGCAAACAACAAATAGAACAATTGGAGCGCATTAAATCGACTCGAAATAATGAAAATGTTAAAAAAAGTCTAGATAAATTAATCCATTGTGCCAAAACAGGAGATGGTAATTTATTAGAAATTGCTGTTGAAGCAGCCAGAAACAGAGCTACTTTAGGAGAAATTAGTGATGCCCTTGAAACTGTTTTTGGAAGATATAAAGCACAAATTAAATCGTTTAGTGGTGTGTATAGTAAAGAAATAAAAAATGACGAAAGTTTTGAAAAAGCAAAACAATTAGCCAATGTATTTGCCGAAAAAGAAGGCAGAAGACCTCGAATTATGATTGCTAAAATGGGACAAGACGGTCACGATCGTGGTGCCAAAGTTGTCGCCACAGGTTATGCTGATGTGGGTTTTGATGTGGATATTGGTCCGCTTTTTCAAACGCCTGCTGAAGCAGCAAAGCAAGCCGTAGAAAATGATGTCCATATCCTTGGTGTATCTTCATTAGCTGCTGGTCACAAAACCTTAGTTCCGCAAGTAATTGAAGAACTGAAAAAATACGGAAGAGAAGACATCATGGTAGTTGTAGGAGGAGTAATTCCTGCTCAAGATTACCAATTCTTATTTGATGCCGGTGCTGTGGCGGTTTTTGGTCCCGGAACAAAAATTAGCGAAGCAGCAATTAAAATACTAGAAATTTTAATTGATTAA
- a CDS encoding SDR family oxidoreductase yields MSFTDKMLRDNALKGKVIVVTGGGSGLGKAMTKYFLELGAEVAITSRDLEKLKNTAAELETQTGGTCLPLQCDVRHYEEVEKMLQETLKAFGKVDILLNNAAGNFISPTERLSSNAFDTIIDIVLKGTKNCTLAFGKHWIDSKQPSATVLNIVTTYAWTGSAYVVPSATAKAGVLAMTKSLAVEWAKYGIRTNAIAPGPFPTKGAWDRLLPGDLAEKFDMAKKVPLKRVGDHQELANLAAYLVSDFSAYINGEVVVIDGGEWLKGAGQFNLLEEIPAEMWDMLEMMIKAKKNK; encoded by the coding sequence ATGAGTTTTACAGATAAAATGCTTCGCGATAACGCGCTGAAAGGAAAAGTAATTGTAGTTACAGGTGGCGGAAGTGGCTTAGGCAAAGCCATGACTAAATATTTTTTAGAATTAGGCGCTGAAGTCGCTATCACTTCGCGTGATTTAGAAAAACTAAAAAACACTGCTGCCGAATTAGAAACACAAACTGGTGGAACTTGTTTACCTCTACAATGCGATGTTCGTCATTACGAAGAAGTCGAAAAAATGCTTCAAGAGACACTAAAAGCCTTTGGCAAAGTCGATATATTATTGAACAACGCAGCGGGTAATTTTATTTCACCAACTGAACGTTTGTCGTCTAATGCCTTTGACACTATCATTGATATTGTGCTAAAGGGAACTAAAAACTGTACACTCGCTTTTGGTAAACATTGGATTGACAGTAAACAACCTTCAGCTACCGTATTGAATATAGTAACTACTTATGCTTGGACAGGTTCTGCATATGTAGTACCAAGTGCAACTGCAAAAGCTGGCGTTTTGGCCATGACCAAAAGTTTAGCTGTAGAATGGGCCAAATACGGAATCCGTACCAACGCCATTGCTCCAGGACCTTTCCCTACCAAAGGTGCGTGGGACAGATTATTACCTGGTGATTTAGCCGAAAAATTTGACATGGCTAAAAAAGTTCCTTTAAAACGCGTGGGAGATCATCAAGAATTAGCCAATTTGGCAGCTTATTTGGTTTCTGATTTTTCAGCCTATATCAACGGAGAAGTAGTCGTTATTGATGGAGGCGAATGGTTAAAAGGCGCTGGCCAATTTAATCTATTAGAAGAGATTCCTGCCGAAATGTGGGATATGTTAGAAATGATGATTAAAGCCAAAAAAAACAAATAA
- the dapF gene encoding diaminopimelate epimerase, with protein MQLEFYKYQGTGNDFVMIDNRSNTFPKENTQLVAHLCDRRFGIGADGLILLDSNTDTDFRMVYYNSDGNLSSMCGNGGRCLVAFAKKLNVIQDETTFIATDGLHYATVAADGIVSLQMIDVTEIKNTAEYSFLNTGSPHHVQLVEDLEHYNVKENGAAIRYGALYGQQGSNINFVKKIDDTTFSLRTYERGVEDETLACGTGATAVAIAMNATGQTDLNAINLNVEGGKLAVSFDKKDGKYTNVFLKGPAEFVFKGTIEI; from the coding sequence ATGCAACTAGAGTTTTATAAATACCAAGGTACTGGAAATGATTTTGTAATGATTGATAATCGTTCGAATACTTTTCCTAAAGAAAACACGCAATTAGTAGCTCATTTATGCGACCGTCGTTTTGGGATTGGAGCAGATGGACTGATTTTACTGGATAGCAATACAGATACTGATTTCAGAATGGTGTATTACAACTCGGATGGTAATTTGAGTTCGATGTGTGGTAACGGAGGACGTTGTTTGGTGGCTTTCGCCAAAAAATTAAATGTTATCCAAGACGAAACTACTTTTATTGCTACTGATGGCTTGCATTATGCTACAGTGGCTGCTGATGGTATTGTTTCTTTGCAAATGATTGATGTTACTGAAATTAAAAACACAGCAGAATATTCTTTTTTGAATACCGGTTCCCCACATCATGTGCAATTAGTTGAGGATTTAGAACATTATAATGTAAAAGAGAACGGAGCTGCTATTCGTTATGGCGCTTTGTATGGACAACAAGGAAGTAATATTAATTTTGTAAAAAAAATAGACGATACTACTTTTTCTTTACGAACTTATGAAAGAGGGGTAGAGGATGAAACTCTAGCTTGTGGTACAGGTGCTACTGCGGTAGCGATTGCAATGAATGCTACGGGTCAAACGGATTTGAACGCTATTAATTTGAATGTTGAAGGCGGAAAATTAGCCGTTTCTTTTGATAAAAAAGATGGAAAATACACTAATGTGTTTTTGAAAGGGCCTGCCGAATTTGTTTTTAAAGGAACAATTGAGATATAA
- a CDS encoding FtsB family cell division protein, translated as MINTFKNKSWFKLLSNKYILVLVFFTVWMLFLDNYSYFDHRFLDNQIEELEDNKTYYQEEIKKDKKHIKELQNIGHVEKYAREKYYMKKDSEDIYIIEFEGDSAIKTK; from the coding sequence ATGATAAATACGTTTAAAAACAAATCTTGGTTCAAATTATTGAGTAATAAATACATTTTAGTTTTGGTATTTTTTACTGTATGGATGCTGTTTTTAGATAATTACTCGTATTTCGACCATAGATTCTTAGACAACCAAATTGAAGAATTAGAAGATAATAAAACCTATTATCAAGAAGAAATTAAAAAGGACAAAAAACACATCAAAGAACTACAAAACATCGGTCACGTTGAAAAATATGCCCGTGAAAAATATTACATGAAAAAAGATAGCGAGGATATTTACATTATCGAATTTGAAGGAGATAGTGCTATTAAAACTAAATAA
- the udk gene encoding uridine kinase, whose protein sequence is MLIIGIAGGTGSGKTTVVNQIINELPEAEVGIISQDSYYKENVGMTYEERAAINFDHPRSIDFELLVQHLKELKAGNNINQPVYSFVTHNRTSDTVFTHPRKVMIVEGILILTYPELRDLFDVKIYVQADPDERLIRRLKRDIADRGRDMDEVLNRYQTTLKPMHLQFIEPTKAFADIIIPNDKYNTVAIDVVRAVINQKIQ, encoded by the coding sequence ATGCTCATTATTGGAATTGCAGGAGGAACAGGAAGTGGAAAAACTACTGTAGTAAATCAAATCATCAACGAATTACCTGAAGCTGAAGTAGGAATCATTTCACAAGATTCTTATTATAAAGAAAATGTTGGAATGACTTATGAAGAAAGAGCTGCTATTAATTTTGACCATCCAAGATCTATTGATTTTGAATTATTGGTACAACACTTAAAAGAATTAAAAGCAGGAAACAACATCAATCAACCTGTATATTCTTTTGTAACACATAATAGAACTAGCGATACTGTTTTTACACATCCTAGAAAAGTGATGATTGTTGAAGGTATTTTGATATTGACTTATCCTGAATTGAGAGACCTTTTTGACGTAAAAATATATGTTCAGGCAGATCCGGACGAACGTTTGATTCGACGACTAAAAAGAGATATCGCCGATCGTGGCCGAGATATGGACGAAGTATTGAATCGTTATCAAACCACGCTAAAACCAATGCATTTGCAGTTTATCGAACCCACAAAAGCATTTGCCGATATCATTATACCTAACGACAAATACAATACGGTAGCAATAGACGTGGTACGAGCCGTAATCAATCAGAAAATTCAATAA
- a CDS encoding peptidoglycan-binding protein LysM: MIKKWHFYSTLLLIIAFLSSGFKPFNLDSNPWFLTDGTDESDYLFPSQKQEDYAKLNIPFTGNFFIGYKEAIAFKESQGKYRKINSLGYLGKYQFGPETLRTIGVYNTTSFLRNPDLQEKAFLALLAKNKWLLRNEIEKYEGAVINGIHITESGILAAAHLGGVRSVKRYFRSNGERYFRDAYGTSIRSYMKAFGGYDTSFIEPDADATVLKN; encoded by the coding sequence ATGATAAAGAAATGGCATTTTTATTCCACTTTACTACTAATTATTGCTTTTTTAAGTTCAGGTTTTAAGCCTTTTAATTTAGATTCCAATCCTTGGTTTCTAACTGACGGAACAGATGAATCCGACTATTTATTTCCTTCTCAAAAACAAGAAGATTACGCAAAATTGAATATTCCTTTTACTGGAAATTTCTTTATTGGTTATAAAGAAGCAATTGCCTTCAAAGAATCGCAAGGAAAATACAGAAAAATCAATTCGTTAGGTTATTTAGGTAAATACCAATTTGGACCTGAAACCTTACGAACTATTGGAGTGTACAATACTACTTCTTTTTTGAGAAATCCAGATTTACAAGAGAAAGCCTTTTTGGCATTATTGGCAAAAAACAAATGGTTGTTGCGTAATGAAATTGAAAAATATGAGGGCGCTGTAATTAATGGCATTCATATTACAGAATCAGGGATCTTAGCCGCTGCTCATTTGGGTGGTGTTCGTTCGGTGAAAAGATATTTTAGATCCAATGGAGAGCGTTATTTTAGAGATGCGTATGGTACCTCTATACGAAGTTATATGAAAGCGTTTGGAGGTTACGATACTTCGTTTATTGAACCAGATGCGGATGCTACAGTTTTAAAAAATTAG
- the dnaA gene encoding chromosomal replication initiator protein DnaA, with protein sequence MNKTAQSVWENCLSFIKDNIQDQAYKTWFEPIKSVELTDNALYIQVPSKFFYEWLEEHYVKLLKVALTKELGKNAKLLYKIKMENTYGNKQPYTEQLPSANRIQMKPQDVDAPLKNLNPELKNPFVIPGIRNLKIESQLNANYSFDNFLEGDSNRLARSAGMAVANKPGGTSFNPLLIFGGVGLGKTHLAHAIGVEIKDKYPEKTVLYISAEIFTQQYIDAVRKNTRNDFIHFYQLIDVLIIDDVQFLSGKSGTQDVFFHIFNYLHQNGKQVILTSDKAPVDMQDIEQRLLSRFKWGLSAELHQPDYETRVSILNNILYRDGVEMPEEIVEYVARNIKTNVRELEGAIISLIAQSSFNKKEVTIELAKNIVEKFVKNVKREISIDYIQKIVSDYFQLDLETLQSKTRKRHVVQARQLAMFFAKKFTKASLANIGSQIGDRDHATVLHACKTVDNLVSTDKQFKKFVEDINKKLTL encoded by the coding sequence ATGAACAAAACTGCTCAATCAGTATGGGAAAACTGTTTATCCTTCATAAAGGATAATATTCAAGATCAAGCTTATAAAACTTGGTTTGAACCTATTAAATCAGTTGAACTTACCGATAATGCATTATATATTCAAGTACCAAGTAAATTTTTCTACGAATGGTTAGAAGAACATTACGTTAAATTATTGAAAGTGGCACTTACTAAAGAACTTGGAAAAAACGCAAAGTTACTCTATAAAATTAAAATGGAGAACACTTACGGTAATAAACAACCTTATACCGAACAATTACCAAGTGCTAATAGAATACAAATGAAACCTCAGGATGTAGATGCTCCTTTAAAAAATCTTAATCCAGAACTTAAAAATCCATTTGTAATTCCTGGTATTCGCAATTTAAAAATTGAATCACAACTTAACGCAAATTATAGCTTTGATAACTTCTTAGAAGGAGATTCAAACCGACTAGCGCGTTCTGCTGGTATGGCTGTGGCCAATAAACCAGGAGGAACTTCTTTCAACCCTCTTTTAATTTTTGGTGGAGTTGGTTTAGGAAAAACGCACTTAGCACATGCTATTGGTGTTGAAATTAAAGACAAGTATCCCGAAAAAACAGTGTTATATATTTCAGCAGAAATTTTCACACAACAATACATTGATGCGGTAAGAAAAAATACAAGAAATGATTTTATTCATTTCTACCAATTGATTGATGTATTAATCATTGACGATGTTCAATTCCTTTCGGGAAAATCAGGAACTCAAGATGTATTTTTCCATATATTTAATTACTTACATCAAAATGGAAAACAAGTTATTTTGACTTCAGACAAAGCCCCTGTTGACATGCAAGACATTGAACAACGCTTATTGTCTCGTTTCAAATGGGGACTATCTGCCGAATTACATCAACCTGATTACGAAACTAGAGTATCCATCTTAAACAACATTTTATACCGTGATGGTGTTGAAATGCCAGAAGAAATTGTAGAGTATGTAGCGCGCAACATCAAAACAAATGTTAGAGAATTAGAAGGTGCTATTATTTCTTTGATTGCTCAATCTTCTTTCAATAAAAAAGAAGTAACTATTGAATTAGCCAAGAATATTGTAGAAAAATTCGTGAAAAATGTCAAACGCGAAATTTCTATCGACTACATTCAAAAAATTGTTTCCGATTATTTCCAATTGGACTTAGAAACACTACAATCTAAAACTAGAAAAAGACACGTAGTACAAGCCAGACAATTAGCGATGTTTTTTGCAAAGAAATTTACCAAAGCTTCTTTGGCCAACATTGGTTCTCAAATTGGAGATCGTGATCATGCTACTGTATTACACGCTTGCAAAACGGTTGATAATTTAGTTTCTACTGACAAACAATTCAAAAAATTTGTTGAAGACATCAATAAAAAACTAACCTTATAG
- a CDS encoding low molecular weight protein-tyrosine-phosphatase yields MSVKIVMVCLGNICRSPLAEGILAAKLPQDKFIVDSAGTGSWHIGQSPDERSVAVAKKNGLDISNQRGRQFCSADFDTFDYIYVMDNSNYENVIALAETKEQKAKVKLIMNELTPEQNKDVPDPYFGMHNGFDIVYAMLDEVCDVIAQKLITKHQ; encoded by the coding sequence ATGTCCGTAAAAATCGTAATGGTTTGTTTGGGAAATATTTGTAGGTCGCCATTGGCCGAAGGAATATTAGCCGCAAAACTACCCCAAGATAAATTCATCGTAGACTCTGCTGGAACTGGTTCTTGGCACATTGGTCAATCTCCTGACGAACGTTCTGTTGCCGTAGCTAAAAAAAACGGACTCGATATTTCAAATCAGAGAGGAAGACAATTCTGTAGTGCCGACTTTGATACTTTTGATTATATTTACGTAATGGATAATTCCAATTACGAGAATGTTATCGCTTTGGCGGAGACCAAAGAACAAAAAGCAAAAGTAAAACTCATCATGAATGAGTTAACTCCTGAACAGAATAAAGACGTACCTGACCCCTATTTTGGAATGCACAATGGGTTTGATATTGTGTACGCCATGCTAGATGAAGTTTGTGACGTTATTGCTCAAAAATTGATTACCAAACATCAATAA
- a CDS encoding methylmalonyl-CoA mutase subunit beta has product MEPLFNDFAPVSAKEWKQKIQFELKGADYNETLIWNTPENIKVKPFYDKEDIKEVISVATKASEFKICQPIFVHDIDKSIERALDSLSRGAESIRFTVENETIDVVKLLAKLPLENTPIFFHFSFISIDFVKKLATIAKERKATIYCNIDPIGQLAKEGNWFTTSEKNNFDTLNNLTKNYSSLSLISVNGALYQNAGANIVQQIAYTLAHANEYFNHIEITTTQTMVLEIAVGTNYFFEIAKLRAIRLLFNLIASEYNQNWTCHLVVTPTKRNKTLYDYNVNMLRSTTECMSAILGGGDTIVNLPYDALYHKDNEFGDRIARNQLLILKNESYFDKVNNPSDGSYYIESLTQQLADKALTLFKDIEANGGFLKQLNDGIIKRKIQESADKEQDLFDAGKEILLGTNKHTNKSDRMKHDLELFPFVKIKPRKTLITPIIERRLAEKIEQERLENE; this is encoded by the coding sequence ATGGAACCTCTTTTTAATGATTTCGCCCCTGTTTCTGCCAAAGAATGGAAACAAAAAATTCAGTTTGAACTGAAAGGAGCTGATTATAATGAAACCTTGATTTGGAATACTCCAGAAAACATAAAGGTAAAACCATTTTACGATAAAGAAGATATAAAAGAAGTTATTTCAGTAGCTACGAAAGCTTCTGAATTTAAAATTTGCCAACCTATTTTTGTCCATGATATTGACAAATCAATAGAACGTGCCTTAGACAGTTTGAGTAGAGGTGCAGAGAGTATTCGTTTCACCGTTGAAAACGAAACTATAGATGTAGTAAAGTTGTTAGCAAAATTACCATTAGAGAACACCCCGATTTTCTTTCATTTTAGTTTTATTTCAATCGATTTCGTAAAAAAATTAGCAACAATTGCTAAAGAAAGAAAAGCAACCATTTATTGTAACATTGATCCTATTGGGCAACTAGCCAAAGAAGGAAATTGGTTTACGACTTCTGAAAAAAACAATTTTGACACCTTAAATAATCTTACTAAAAACTACTCCTCTCTATCTTTAATTAGTGTAAACGGAGCTTTATATCAAAATGCCGGAGCCAATATTGTACAACAAATTGCTTATACTTTGGCTCATGCCAATGAATATTTCAACCACATTGAGATAACTACAACTCAAACTATGGTATTAGAAATTGCGGTGGGAACCAATTACTTTTTTGAAATCGCTAAACTAAGAGCTATTCGGTTACTTTTTAATTTAATTGCGTCAGAATACAATCAAAATTGGACGTGCCATTTAGTAGTTACACCAACAAAGAGAAACAAAACATTGTACGATTACAACGTAAATATGCTTCGTTCCACAACCGAATGTATGAGTGCCATATTAGGGGGGGGTGACACAATTGTTAATCTACCTTACGACGCACTGTACCACAAAGACAATGAATTTGGAGACCGAATTGCGCGAAACCAATTGTTGATTTTAAAAAATGAAAGCTATTTTGATAAAGTCAATAATCCATCAGACGGAAGTTACTATATAGAAAGTTTGACACAACAACTAGCAGATAAAGCCTTGACATTATTCAAAGATATTGAAGCTAATGGCGGATTTCTAAAACAATTGAACGACGGAATTATCAAAAGAAAAATTCAAGAAAGTGCTGACAAAGAACAAGATTTGTTTGATGCTGGAAAAGAAATTTTATTGGGAACAAACAAACATACCAACAAAAGCGATCGAATGAAACACGATTTGGAACTTTTTCCTTTTGTCAAAATAAAACCAAGAAAAACACTCATAACTCCAATTATTGAGCGACGTCTCGCCGAGAAAATAGAACAAGAACGATTGGAAAATGAGTAA
- a CDS encoding GNAT family N-acetyltransferase, whose protein sequence is MITLTGKTIYLRALEPNDLEFVYAMENDQNIWEVSNTQTPYSRFLVKQYLENAHQDIYEAKQLRLAICQDEDFPALGLIDLFDFDPQNRRAGIGIVIQSIENRKQNIGSEALELLIQYAFYNLNLHQLYANIATENTASIALFTKFGFEKIGVKKDWTLVNGIFKDEALYQLVNHSF, encoded by the coding sequence ATGATAACCCTTACAGGCAAAACTATTTATCTGCGCGCATTGGAACCCAATGATTTGGAGTTTGTCTATGCGATGGAAAATGACCAAAATATTTGGGAAGTGAGTAATACACAAACGCCTTACAGTCGGTTTTTAGTGAAACAGTATTTGGAAAATGCCCATCAGGATATTTATGAGGCCAAACAATTGCGATTGGCTATTTGTCAAGACGAAGATTTTCCTGCCTTGGGGTTGATTGATTTGTTTGACTTCGATCCTCAAAATAGGAGAGCTGGAATTGGGATTGTAATTCAATCCATCGAGAATAGAAAACAAAATATCGGTTCAGAAGCATTAGAATTGCTAATTCAATATGCTTTTTACAATTTGAATTTACATCAATTGTATGCAAATATTGCAACAGAAAATACGGCCAGTATAGCACTTTTTACTAAATTTGGATTTGAAAAAATAGGCGTTAAAAAAGATTGGACGTTAGTTAACGGAATCTTTAAAGACGAAGCTCTATATCAATTAGTTAATCATTCATTTTAA
- the mltG gene encoding endolytic transglycosylase MltG: MNIKKIITTVSIVVISILMIYGLILVRQIFSDNTKFEENEVYVYVPTGSDYEAVKKIVAPYVEDMDRFDAVANKKKYPNNVKPGKFLFKKGMNSNELINALRINNEVKLSFNNQERLEDFAGRIGSEIEADSISLLKAIKDSTFLKENGFDEENVLTMFIPNTYELYWNTTAIKFRDKMIKEYRIFWNEERVAKAKAQGLTPIEATILASIVHKESVKKDERPRIAGVYLNRLHKGILLQADPTVIYAVKKKSNDFTQVIKRVLNKDLQVNSPYNTYAVAGLPPGPIAMPDITAIEAVLNPEKHNYIYFCASVDRFGYHDFAVTQAEHEQNAKKYYNWMNSQGVKR; encoded by the coding sequence TTGAATATAAAAAAAATCATCACTACAGTTAGTATTGTTGTTATTTCAATCCTAATGATTTACGGACTTATATTAGTGCGTCAAATATTTTCGGACAATACTAAATTTGAAGAAAATGAGGTATATGTTTACGTTCCAACAGGTTCGGATTATGAAGCAGTTAAAAAAATAGTAGCTCCGTATGTTGAAGACATGGATCGATTTGATGCGGTGGCGAATAAAAAGAAATACCCTAACAATGTGAAGCCAGGTAAATTCTTATTCAAAAAAGGAATGAATAGTAATGAACTGATTAACGCCTTACGAATCAATAATGAAGTAAAATTATCATTCAACAACCAAGAACGATTAGAAGATTTTGCTGGAAGAATTGGTTCTGAAATAGAAGCAGATAGTATTTCCTTATTAAAGGCTATTAAAGATTCCACTTTTTTAAAGGAAAATGGATTTGATGAAGAAAATGTGCTGACGATGTTTATTCCTAATACCTACGAATTGTATTGGAATACAACAGCTATCAAGTTTCGTGATAAAATGATTAAAGAATACCGTATTTTTTGGAATGAAGAGCGAGTTGCCAAAGCTAAAGCACAAGGTTTAACACCAATTGAGGCAACAATTTTAGCTTCGATAGTGCATAAAGAATCTGTGAAAAAAGATGAAAGACCTAGAATTGCAGGGGTATATTTAAATCGTTTACATAAAGGTATTTTATTGCAAGCAGATCCAACCGTAATTTATGCCGTAAAAAAGAAATCAAATGATTTTACTCAAGTAATTAAAAGAGTTTTAAACAAAGATTTACAAGTTAACTCTCCTTATAATACTTATGCTGTTGCAGGACTTCCACCGGGCCCAATTGCGATGCCTGATATTACTGCAATTGAAGCAGTATTGAATCCGGAGAAACATAATTATATTTATTTCTGCGCGAGTGTAGATCGTTTTGGGTACCACGATTTTGCAGTCACACAAGCAGAACATGAGCAAAATGCTAAAAAATATTACAATTGGATGAATAGTCAAGGTGTAAAAAGATAG